In Brassica rapa cultivar Chiifu-401-42 chromosome A06, CAAS_Brap_v3.01, whole genome shotgun sequence, a single window of DNA contains:
- the LOC103873204 gene encoding aldose 1-epimerase, translating into MANKQLSLHVVTVLVLLLSCFVNYSVSKQIKTYKLTRGKLSVTFTNYGAVMISLLLPDRHGKQDDVVLGFDTVDAYKNDTTYFGAIVGRVANRIGGAKFELNGQLYKTDPNEGHNTLHGGTKGFGDVIWSVENYVPTSHITFIYHSFDGEEGFPGNVTVKVTYMLIGENKLALKMEAKPLNKPTPINLALHTYWNLHGHNSGDILSHKIQLLAKKITPVDEELIPTGEITSIKGTPYDFLEPREIGSRIQELPGGYDINYVIDGIVGKHLRKTAVVSEKVTGRKMELWTNQPGVQFYTSNLLTSVVGKGNAVYKKYAGLCLETQGFPDSVNHKNFPSQIVNPGESYLHVMLFRFTAH; encoded by the exons ATGGCGAACAAGCAATTGTCTTTGCACGTTGTGACTGTAttggtgttgttgttgtcaTGTTTTGTTAACTACAGTGTCTCTAAACAGATCAAAACCTATAAGCTCACCAGAGGAAAGTTGTCTGTTACATTCACTAACTATGGTGCTGTTAtgatctctcttcttctcccaGACAGAcatg GAAAGCAAGATGATGTTGTTCTTGGATTTGATACTGTTGATGCTTACAAG aatGATACAACTTATTTTGGGGCAATTGTGGGAAGAGTGGCTAATAGAATTGGAGGTGCTAAGTTCGAATTAAATGGTCAATTGTACAAGACCGATCCCAACGAAGGCCATAACACCCTTCATG GTGGTACAAAGGGATTCGGCGATGTGATTTGGTCAGTCGAAAACTACGTTCCCACAAGTCACATCACTTTCATATACCACAGTTTCGACGGTGAAGAGG GTTTCCCCGGGAATGTGACGGTGAAAGTGACGTACATGTTGATCGGAGAAAACAAACTAGCTTTGAAAATGGAAGCAAAGCCACTCAACAAACCCACACCGATCAACTTAGCCCTCCACACATACTGGAACCTCCACGGCCACAACTCCGGCGACATCCTCTCCCACAAAATCCAGCTTCTCGCCAAAAAAATAACTCCGGTCGACGAAGAACTCATCCCCACCGGCGAAATCACCTCAATCAAAGGAACTCCTTACGACTTCCTCGAGCCCCGCGAGATCGGAAGCCGGATCCAAGAATTACCCGGCGGGTACGACATCAACTACGTCATCGACGGGATTGTGGGGAAGCATCTTAGGAAAACCGCTGTCGTGTCGGAGAAAGTGACCGGGAGGAAGATGGAGCTGTGGACGAACCAGCCAGGTGTTCAGTTCTACACGAGTAATCTGCTGACAAGTGTTGTCGGGAAAGGGAACGCGGTTTATAAGAAGTACGCAGGGTTGTGTCTGGAAACGCAAGGGTTCCCCGATTCCGTGAACCACAAGAATTTCCCGTCGCAGATTGTGAACCCTGGAGAGAGCTACTTGCATGTTATGCTCTTTAGGTTCACTGCTCATTGA
- the LOC103873206 gene encoding ABC transporter A family member 7, with product MADSGPASFSTRANALLRKNLSYQTRNIWSNIRLIMIPFYLCVLLVGIQALFDSQITNSADNQCGCQCTLTNANGKCLNKTCGIEYSSTDQAFFCSIPNPPQWPPLLQVPPPESRAVRASFLPEIGLPSESCRRTGSCPVTFLFTGSNHSLGASFYENMLPSSVTVNSSDLLQGLAYNVLGTETEAELTNYLDPGIASDLPIYNIQSRCISNAAFPFSFGVGPLKFQKDLRCVQGWNLWRNNSKEVNDVIFKGYKKGNPEGKANEIAAAYDLLNTNRNNFNVHIWFNSTYEENSRNRPSTLVRVARSVNLVSNAYLQFLQGSGTKMLFEYVKEMPKEETSLRLDIASLIGPLFFTWVILLLFPVILSSLVYEKQERLRIIMKMHGLGDGPYWMISYAYFLTISTLYFICLMIFGSAIGLKFFRLNDYSLQFVFYFLYVNLQIALCFLVSSLFSKVKTSTVVAYIYVFGSGLLGTFLFQFLIQDSSFPRGWIIFMELYPGFSLYRGLYEFAQFAFQGNLRGADGMKWKDFSDSAMDEVFYIIIVEWFLALIAAYYIDKIVSSGKDPLFFLKTPFKKSPSMRKPSLQRQGSKVFVEMEKPDVTQEIEKVEKLMLEDSTSHAIVCDNLKKVYPGRDGNPPKMAVRGLSLAVPSGECFGMLGPNGAGKTSFINMMTGLLKPTSGTGLVQGLDICSDMDRVYTSMGVCPQHDLLWETLTGREHLLFYGRLKNLKGSDLTQAVEESLRSVNLFHGGVGDKPAGKYSGGMKRRLSVAISLIGNPKVVYMDEPSTGLDPASRKNLWTVIKRAKQNTAIILTTHSMEEAEFLCDRLGIFVDGSLQCIGNPKELKGRYGGSYVFTMTTSSEHEGDVEKLIQDVSPNAKKIYHIAGTQKFELPKEDVRISEVFQAVEKAKSNFTVFAWGLADTTLEDVFIKVARTGQAFNVFS from the exons ATGGCGGATTCAGGTCCTGCAAGTTTCTCCACTAGAGCCAATGCCTTGCTTCGTAAAAACTTATCCTATCAG ACACGGAACATATGGAGCAATATACGTCTCATCATGATCCCTTTCTACCTCTGCGTCCTTCTTGTCGGCATCCAAGCTCTCTTCGATTCCCAGATCACTAACTCTGCTGACAATCAATGTGGTTGTCAATGCACTCTCACCAACGCTAATGGCAAGTGCCTAAACAAGACTTGCGGTATAGAGTATTCGTCCACGGATCAAGCATTCTTCTGTTCCATCCCTAATCCTCCCCAATGGCCTCCCTTGTTACAAGTCCCTCCTCCTGAAAGCCGCGCTGTTCGTGCCAGTTTCCTCCCGGAGATAGGCTTACCTAGTGAATCCTGCAGAAGAACTGGATCTTGTCCTGTTACCTTTCTTTTCACTGGGAGTAACCATTCCCTTGGAGCAA GCTTCTATGAGAACATGCTTCCAAGTTCTGTTACGGTGAACTCCTCTGATCTCTTGCAGGGTTTAGCCTATAATGTCTTG GGCACAGAGACTGAGGCAGAGCTCACCAATTATCTTGATCCAGGGATCGCCTCGGATCTTCCCATCTACAATATCCAGTCTCGGTGCATTTCAAACGCTGCCTTTCCATTCTCATTTGGAGTAGGACCTCTCAAGTTTCAGAAAG ACTTGAGATGTGTTCAAGGATGGAATCTGTGGCGAAATAACTCCAAAGAGGTCAATGATGTGATATTCAAAGGTTATAAGAAAGGAAATCCAGAGGGAAAAGCAAACGAGATAGCTGCAG CATACGATCTTTTGAACACGAACAGGAACAACTTCAATGTGCATATCTGGTTTAACTCAACATACGAGGAAAATTCAAGAAACAGGCCTTCTACGTTGGTCCGAGTTGCCCGTTCAGTCAATTTG GTTTCAAATGCTTACCTTCAGTTTCTGCAAGGCTCAGGAACGAAGATGCTGTTCGAATACGTCAAAGAAATGCCTAAAGAAGAAACTAGCCTTCGTCTAGACATCGCATCTCTAATTGGCCCCCTTTTCTTCACATGGGTTATTCTTCTCCTCTTCCCT GTGATCTTGTCTTCATTGGTATATGAGAAACAGGAGCGTCTAAGAATCATAATGAAAATGCATGGGCTAGGAGATGGTCCATATTGGATGATTTCTTACGCCTATTTTCTTACCATATCCACGTTGTATTTTATATGCCTGATGATATTTGGGTCAGCAATAG GACTCAAGTTCTTTCGGCTTAATGACTACAGTCTCcaatttgttttctattttctttatgTAAATCTGCAAATCGCCCTTTGCTTTCTAGTTTCTTCATTATTTTCAAAGGTCAAAACATCGACAG TTGTTGCTTACATATACGTGTTTGGATCTGGACTTTTGGGCACGTTTCTGTTCCAGTTTCTGATTCAAGATTCATCATTTCCTA GAGGCTGGATTATTTTCATGGAGTTGTATCCTGGCTTCTCCTTATACCGTGGCCTCTATGAGTTTGCACAATTTGCTTTCCAAGGAAACTTGAGAGGGGCAGATGGGATGAAGTGGAAAGACTTCAGTGATAGTGCAATGGATGAAGTTTTCTACATCATCATCGTCGAGTGGTTTCTCGCACTCATTGCAGCATACTATATCGATAAGATTGTTTCATCCGGAAAAGACCCCTTGTTCTTCTTGAAAACCCCTTTCAAGAAATCCCCTTCTATGCGGAAGCCTAGTCTGCAGAGGCAAGGCTCCAAAGTCTTCGTTGAAATGGAAAAACCAGATGTCACTCAGGAG atagaaaaggttgagaagttGATGCTTGAGGATAGCACAAGCCATGCCATTGTTTGTGACAACCTGAAGAAGGTGTATCCAGGTAGGGATGGGAACCCACCAAAAATGGCAGTGCGTGGATTATCCCTCGCTGTGCCTTCAGGAGAATGTTTTGGCATGTTAGGGCCTAATGGTGCTGGCAAAACCTCCTTCATCAATATG ATGACTGGGCTCCTGAAACCAACATCCGGAACAGGGCTTGTCCAAGGTTTGGATATATGCAGTGATATGGACAGAGTATACACCAGCATGGGCGTATGCCCTCAGCACGA TTTGCTCTGGGAGACGCTGACAGGAAGGGAACATCTGCTGTTTTACGGGAGACTAAAGAACCTCAAAGGCTCTGATCTCACCCAA GCTGTGGAAGAGTCTCTTAGGAGTGTCAACCTTTTCCACGGAGGAGTTGGTGATAAACCTGCTGGGAAATACAGTGGAGGTATGAAAAGACGGCTCAGTGTTGCCATTTCACTTATCGGAAACCCTAAG GTGGTTTATATGGATGAACCAAGCACAGGACTTGATCCAGCTTCGAGAAAGAACCTATGGACAGTCATCAAGCGTGCAAAGCAAAACACTGCCATCATCCTCACAACTCATTCCATGGAAGAGGCAGAGTTTCTTTGTGACAGATTGGGTATTTTTGTAGACGGAAGCTTGCAATGCATTGGCAACCCAAAAGAGCTCAAGGGAAGGTACGGTGGATCTTATGTGTTTACAATGACAACATCCTCAGAACACGAGGGAGACGTGGAGAAGCTGATTCAAGATGTGTCTCCAAACGCCAAGAAGATATATCACATCGCTGGGACTCAGAAGTTTGAGCTCCCAAAAGAGGACGTTCGGATCTCAGAGGTGTTTCAAGCGGTGGAAAAGGCAAAGAGCAATTTTACCGTCTTTGCTTGGGGACTTGCGGACACAACTCTTGAAGATGTCTTCATCAAGGTTGCTAGAACTGGTCAAGCTTTTAATGTCTTCTCTTGA
- the LOC103873207 gene encoding ABC transporter A family member 4-like, whose translation MVTNPVPASFLTRANALFRKNLTFQKRNIWSNVRLIVIPLYLCVLLVGIQALFNTQFNNSVDNRCGCKCIDEKNGDGKCERKSCGPQYSSPNQAFFCAFPNPPPLPPLLHIPSSVLSCTRNTRSCHVTILVTGNNHTLGATISRNLLPTYSTVNSSDDFLRNPAYNVLGTTSEAGNTNYLDPGTHSNLSIFNIQARCTPNTTLSSFSFQQPLHEFHKEERCVQGLNLWRNNSMEVNNEIFEGYQKENHEESINEIVAGYSISLSCICVFTCTFLTALFILQSAYDLLDTNRNNFNVTIWYNSTYKFNIKDRRVKLVQVPRSVNLVSNAYLHFLQGPGTKMLFEYVKEVPKLESRLRLDIASLIGPLFFTWVILLLFPVILTSLVYEKQQRLRIIMKMHGLGDGPYWMISYVYYLIISTLYIISLMIFGSAIGLKFFLFNDYSFQFIFYFLYINLQISTAFLVSSAFSKVETASVVSYIHIFGSGLLGAFLFQFLLEDVSFPRRWIFFMELYPGFSLYRGLYEFSIYAYQKNVTGRDGMKLKDFTNSAMDEVFYIIIVEWFVALIATYYIDQGSLSMEDSFSFLRKKFKQSLYPQKPRTSMQSSSVTVEMEKLDVTQERDKVEKLMLEPSTSHAIVCDNLKKVYPRRDGNPPKMAVRGLSLVVASKECFGMLGPNGAGKTSFINTMTGLVKPTSGAAFVQGLDICKDMDKVYTSMGVCPQHDLLWETLTGREHLLFYGRLKNLKGSELNQVVEDSLKNVNLFNGGVADKPAGKYSGGMKRRLSVAISLIGSPKVVYMDEPSTGLDPASRMNLWTAIKRAKRHTAIILTTHSMEEAEFLCDRLGIFVDGRLQCIGNPKELKARYGGSYVFTMTTSSEHEQDVEMLVQDLSPNAKKIYHIAGTQKFEIPKGEVGISKVFEAVEKAKSSFTVFAWGLEDTTLEDVFIKVARGAHDFNVLS comes from the exons ATGGTGACGAACCCTGTTCCCGCTAGTTTCTTGACGCGTGCTAATGCCTTGTTCAGAAAGAACTTAACCTTTCAG AAACGGAACATATGGAGCAATGTTCGTCTCATCGTGATCCCTTTGTACCTCTGTGTGCTTCTAGTGGGCATTCAAGCTCTGTTCAATACACAGTTCAATAACTCTGTGGATAATCGATGCGGTTGCAAATGCATTGATGAGAAAAACGGAGATGGCAAATGCGAAAGAAAGAGTTGCGGTCCACAATATTCATCTCCAAACCAAGCCTTCTTTTGTGCCTTCCCAAACCCTCCACCATTACCTCCACTGTTACATATTCCGAGTTCTGTACTCTCGTGCACACGAAACACCAGATCTTGTCATGTAACAATACTTGTTACTGGGAATAATCATACCCTTGGAGCAA CTATATCTCGGAATCTGCTGCCTACTTATTCCACGGTCAATTCCTCTGACGATTTCTTGCGTAATCCCGCCTATAATGTCTTG GGTACAACATCAGAGGCAGGCAACACCAATTATCTTGATCCAGGGACTCACTCTAATCTCTCCATTTTCAACATCCAAGCTCGGTGCACTCCAAACACTACATTGTCATCATTCTCATTCCAACAACCACTTCATGAGTTTCATAAAG AGGAGAGATGTGTTCAAGGATTGAATCTATGGCGGAACAACTCCATGGAGGTCAACAATGAAATTTTCGAGGGATATCAGAAAGAAAATCACGAGGAGAGCATCAATGAGATCGTTGCAGGTTACTCCATTTCTCTATCATGTATTTGTGTGTTTACCTGCACTTTTCTTACTGCTTTATTTATTCTTCAATCAGCATACGATCTCCTGGACACTAATAGGAACAACTTCAATGTGACTATTTGGTATAACTCTACatacaaatttaatataaaagatAGGCGTGTAAAGTTGGTCCAAGTTCCTCGCTCAGTCAACTTG GTTTCGAATGCTTACCTTCACTTTCTGCAAGGCCCTGGAACAAAAATGTTGTTCGAATATGTCAAAGAAGTGCCTAAACTAGAAAGTAGACTTCGTCTAGACATTGCGTCTCTAATTGGCCCTCTTTTCTTTACATGGGTTATTCTTCTTCTGTTCCCA GTGATCTTGACCTCATTGGTGTATGAGAAGCAGCAGCGTCTAAGAATTATAATGAAAATGCACGGCCTAGGAGATGGTCCATACTGGATGATATCCTATGTATATTATCTCATCATATCCACCTTATACATTATAAGCTTGATGATATTTGGATCAGCAATAG GGCTGAAGTTCTTCTTGTTTAATGACTACAGCTTCCAAttcattttctattttctctatATAAATCTGCAAATATCCACTGCCTTTCTAGTCTCCTCAGCATTTTCAAAAGTTGAGACAGCATCAG TTGTTTCTTACATACACATCTTTGGATCCGGACTCTTGGGTGCATTTCTCTTCCAGTTTCTGCTTGAAGATGTATCATTTCCCA GACGCTGGATTTTTTTCATGGAGTTGTATCCAGGTTTCTCTTTGTACCGTGGATTGTACGAGTTCTCCATATATGCGTATCAGAAAAACGTGACTGGGAGAGATGGAATGAAGTTGAAAGATTTCACTAATAGTGCAATGGATGAAGTCTTCTACATCATTATCGTTGAGTGGTTTGTGGCGCTCATTGCAACATACTATATTGATCAGGGTTCTTTATCCATGGAAGACTCTTTTTCATTCTTGAGAAAAAAATTCAAGCAATCTCTTTATCCACAAAAGCCTAGGACGTCAATGCAGAGCTCTTCAGTTACTGTAGAAATGGAGAAATTAGATGTTACTCAAGAG AGAGACAAAGTTGAGAAACTGATGCTTGAGCCGAGCACAAGCCACGCAATTGTATGTGACAACCTGAAAAAAGTGTATCCACGTAGGGATGGAAACCCGCCAAAAATGGCTGTTCGAGGGTTGTCTCTAGTAGTGGCTTCAAAAGAATGCTTCGGCATGTTAGGACCCAACGGTGCTGGAAAGACTTCTTTCATCAACACG atGACTGGACTTGTGAAACCAACATCAGGCGCAGCGTTTGTTCAAGGTTTGGACATATGCAAGGATATGGATAAAGTGTACACAAGCATGGGTGTATGCCCACAACACGA CTTGCTATGGGAGACACTGACTGGACGAGAACATCTGCTCTTTTACGGAAGACTTAAAAATCTTAAAGGCTCTGAGCTCAACCAA GTTGTAGAGGATTCTCTTAAGAATGTCAACCTTTTTAATGGAGGAGTTGCTGATAAACCTGCTGGAAAATACAGTGGAGGTATGAAAAGGCGGCTAAGTGTAGCCATTTCACTTATTGGGAGTCCTAAG GTGGTTTATATGGATGAGCCAAGCACAGGACTTGATCCAGCTTCAAGAATGAACCTATGGACTGCCATCAAACGAGCTAAAAGACATACTGCGATAATCCTAACGACTCATTCTATGGAAGAAGCGGAGTTTCTCTGTGACAGATTGGGTATTTTCGTAGATGGAAGGTTACAGTGCATAGGAAACCCAAAAGAGCTAAAGGCAAGATATGGTGGATCTTATGTGTTTACCATGACAACCTCTTCAGAGCATGAGCAGGATGTGGAGATGTTGGTCCAAGATTTATCTCCAAACGCCAAGAAGATATATCACATCGCAGGGACACAGAAATTTGAGATTCCAAAAGGAGAAGTTGGGATCTCGAAAGTGTTTGAGGCGGTGGAGAAGGCAAAGAGTAGTTTCACAGTGTTTGCTTGGGGACTTGAGGACACAACTCTTGAAGATGTTTTCATTAAGGTTGCTAGAGGTGCTCATGATTTTAATGTACTTTCTTGA